The proteins below come from a single Paenibacillus sp. genomic window:
- a CDS encoding 5'-nucleotidase C-terminal domain-containing protein, with product MPFSVPRSSPRKAWAIAAVASLLAGLLTVSPQANAAETHDITVLFTNDTHAHLDNVGRRWSAIQDIRRETPNTVLLDAGDVFSGTLYFNSYQGLADLEFMNAMGYDAMVPGNHEFDKGPAVLADFIEKAEFPIVSANVDYSEEPELSGFLKTELTAEAAGASIYPATVLEAGGEQYAVFGLTTPETAFLASPGKHIVFEAEIETAKATVADLTARGYDKIIALTHLGYSYDVALAEAVEGIDIIIGGHSHTRLDEAVVVEAFDAPTLIAQTGEYGSRLGRLDANFDEAGELTDWEYALIDLDAKNEAGEYLIQGDEAFEARLKELQGPLEEMKSTVVGKSDVALVGDRTQVRRGETNLGNLIANAVLHAAAPAGAEIAITNGGGIRASIDAGDITLGEVLTVMPFGNSMVTLDLTGAEIVEALENGVSTVEEGAGRFPQVAGLTFSYNLAKPAGERVSNVKVALEDGSYAPIDLDATYTVATNAYMADGGDNYAVFKKAKDEGRQTDLFVVDYDAFASYLATLESASPAVEGRITRVYADLGTDHPAHEAVQLLSTMNVFPELSAGGDRFLPKDSVTRLDAAVWLARALKLELPEAAAAFRDVPADHAFAQEVLAAKSEGIFLGMPDGRFGPIAALTKGQAALVLERAFGKAPSIAGDANAAITRGDFAILLYNAITE from the coding sequence ATGCCATTCAGCGTTCCCCGAAGCTCCCCGCGCAAAGCGTGGGCGATCGCCGCCGTAGCAAGCCTGCTGGCCGGACTGTTGACCGTCTCGCCGCAAGCGAACGCCGCCGAAACGCACGACATCACCGTTCTGTTCACCAACGACACGCATGCGCATCTCGACAACGTCGGACGGCGTTGGTCCGCCATCCAAGACATTCGCCGGGAAACGCCGAATACCGTCCTCTTGGACGCCGGCGACGTGTTCTCCGGCACGCTCTACTTCAATTCCTATCAAGGTCTCGCCGATTTGGAATTTATGAACGCTATGGGTTACGACGCGATGGTTCCCGGCAACCACGAGTTCGACAAAGGTCCCGCCGTTCTCGCCGATTTCATAGAGAAAGCGGAGTTCCCGATCGTCAGCGCCAACGTCGATTATAGTGAAGAGCCGGAATTGAGCGGCTTTCTGAAAACCGAACTGACGGCCGAAGCGGCCGGCGCCTCGATTTATCCGGCGACGGTGCTCGAAGCCGGCGGCGAACAATATGCCGTCTTCGGCCTCACGACGCCGGAAACGGCGTTCCTGGCAAGCCCGGGCAAGCATATCGTCTTCGAGGCCGAGATCGAAACCGCGAAAGCGACGGTCGCCGACCTGACGGCCCGAGGGTACGACAAAATTATCGCGCTGACCCACCTCGGCTACAGCTACGACGTCGCGCTCGCCGAAGCGGTCGAAGGCATCGACATCATCATCGGCGGCCACTCGCATACGCGCTTGGACGAAGCGGTCGTCGTCGAGGCGTTCGACGCGCCGACCTTGATCGCCCAAACCGGCGAGTACGGCTCGCGCCTCGGCCGCCTCGACGCGAACTTCGACGAGGCCGGCGAACTGACGGATTGGGAATATGCATTGATCGATCTCGACGCGAAGAACGAAGCCGGAGAATATTTGATCCAAGGCGACGAGGCGTTCGAAGCGCGCCTGAAGGAGCTGCAAGGCCCGCTGGAGGAAATGAAGTCGACGGTCGTCGGCAAATCCGACGTCGCGCTCGTCGGCGATCGGACGCAGGTGCGCCGCGGCGAAACGAATCTCGGCAACCTGATCGCCAACGCGGTGCTGCACGCCGCGGCGCCGGCCGGCGCCGAGATCGCCATCACGAACGGCGGCGGCATCCGCGCCTCCATCGACGCCGGCGACATTACGCTCGGCGAAGTGCTGACGGTGATGCCGTTCGGCAACTCGATGGTGACGCTCGACCTGACCGGCGCCGAAATCGTCGAAGCGCTCGAGAACGGCGTGTCCACCGTCGAAGAAGGGGCGGGGCGCTTCCCGCAGGTGGCGGGGCTGACGTTCTCGTACAATTTGGCGAAGCCCGCCGGCGAACGCGTATCGAACGTGAAGGTCGCGCTCGAGGACGGCTCGTACGCGCCGATCGACCTCGATGCGACATACACCGTCGCGACGAACGCCTACATGGCGGACGGCGGCGACAACTACGCGGTATTCAAGAAAGCGAAGGACGAAGGGCGCCAGACGGACCTGTTCGTCGTCGACTACGACGCGTTCGCCTCGTACCTTGCGACGCTCGAATCGGCCTCGCCGGCCGTCGAGGGACGAATTACGCGCGTCTACGCCGATCTCGGCACCGACCATCCGGCGCATGAAGCCGTTCAGCTGCTGTCGACGATGAACGTGTTCCCGGAATTGTCAGCGGGGGGCGACCGATTCTTGCCGAAGGATTCGGTCACGCGCCTCGACGCGGCGGTTTGGCTCGCTCGCGCGCTCAAGCTGGAGCTGCCGGAAGCGGCCGCGGCGTTCCGCGACGTGCCGGCCGACCACGCATTCGCGCAAGAAGTGCTCGCGGCGAAAAGCGAGGGCATCTTCCTCGGCATGCCGGACGGCCGCTTCGGCCCGATCGCCGCTCTGACGAAAGGGCAAGCGGCGCTCGTGCTGGAGCGCGCGTTCGGCAAGGCGCCGTCCATCGCGGGCGACGCGAACGCGGCGATCACGCGCGGCGACTTCGCGATCCTGCTGTACAACGCTATAACCGAATAA
- a CDS encoding aldo/keto reductase, with the protein MTAIATHLADTVTLNNGVKMPWLGLGVWRVEEGPTVEQSVAAAIANGYRSIDTAAVYGNEAGVGKAVRESGVKREELFITTKVWNADQGYDSTLRAYEASLERLGLDYVDLYLVHWPVKGKYRETWKALVKLYEDKRVRAIGVSNHHIHHLNDIIEDTGVVPAVNQVEFHPLLTQKPLLAYCNEKGIRMEAWSPLMQGNNLDHPTLVSLAQKYNKTPAQIVIRWDLQNGVVTIPKSTKEARIKENANVFDFELSAEDMQAIDAINENRRFGSDPDNFNF; encoded by the coding sequence ATGACGGCAATCGCAACACATCTCGCGGACACGGTGACGTTGAACAACGGCGTCAAGATGCCATGGCTCGGTTTGGGCGTATGGCGGGTGGAAGAAGGGCCTACGGTCGAACAATCGGTCGCGGCGGCGATCGCGAACGGATATCGGAGCATCGACACGGCGGCGGTGTACGGCAACGAAGCAGGCGTCGGCAAGGCGGTGCGGGAGAGCGGCGTCAAGCGGGAGGAGCTGTTCATCACCACGAAGGTGTGGAACGCGGATCAAGGCTACGACAGCACGCTGCGGGCGTACGAAGCGAGCCTCGAGCGTCTCGGCCTCGACTACGTCGACCTGTATCTCGTGCATTGGCCGGTCAAGGGCAAGTATCGCGAAACGTGGAAGGCGCTCGTGAAATTGTACGAGGACAAGCGCGTTCGCGCCATCGGGGTCAGCAACCATCATATTCATCATTTGAACGATATTATCGAAGATACGGGCGTCGTGCCGGCCGTCAACCAGGTGGAGTTCCATCCGCTGCTGACGCAGAAGCCGCTGCTCGCCTATTGCAACGAGAAGGGCATCCGGATGGAGGCGTGGAGCCCGCTCATGCAGGGCAACAACCTCGACCATCCGACGCTCGTGTCGCTGGCGCAGAAATACAACAAGACGCCGGCGCAAATCGTCATTCGTTGGGATTTGCAGAACGGCGTCGTCACGATTCCGAAATCGACGAAGGAAGCGCGCATCAAAGAGAACGCGAACGTGTTCGATTTCGAGCTAAGCGCCGAGGACATGCAGGCGATCGACGCGATCAACGAAAATCGCCGCTTCGGGTCCGACCCGGACAACTTCAATTTCTAA
- a CDS encoding MFS transporter, protein MHPSLRRNRPFVRLWLAQIASNVGDQFYSIALIWYLLQQVGSPSALSLFTIPEMAAGLLFTLLFGAVADRASPRALMIRSDLARFVLVGAVFALMASGVGSLGWFMAIQFGIGLFVALFAPARTVALRAFVPPELMNQANALQDTTFRAIRIGAPMAVAALAAFVPLHWLVLVNALAYAASAWFVAAAGDPPAPPARAVDGLPERMTPGRYARDIRDAYRSLRSNRPLLYTLVFGNMGFLAWQVLWTVGFPVLAANLSGGAASAAAEGGGSGWLGVIVGCYGAGNLFGSLVMTRLPVAKPFHAVVGGWLFLAAGYAVIAAGSDVPWLVCLGAAAAGVGGPVIGIPLLTAIQTMSEPQYTGKVYSLNILSFTLFCIGSSSIGALGFGDLPVPAMFGAGALFLAFMVAAAFALYGREAKRKPPAAVSP, encoded by the coding sequence ATGCACCCTTCCCTGCGCCGCAATCGTCCCTTCGTCCGGCTGTGGCTCGCGCAAATCGCCTCCAACGTCGGCGATCAGTTTTATTCGATCGCGCTCATTTGGTATTTGCTGCAGCAGGTCGGTTCGCCGTCCGCGCTCAGCTTGTTCACGATTCCCGAGATGGCCGCCGGTCTGCTGTTCACGCTGCTGTTCGGCGCCGTCGCCGACCGCGCCTCCCCCAGGGCGCTCATGATCCGCTCCGATCTCGCCCGGTTCGTCCTCGTGGGAGCCGTCTTCGCCTTGATGGCGAGCGGCGTCGGTTCGCTAGGATGGTTCATGGCCATTCAGTTCGGCATCGGCCTGTTCGTCGCTCTGTTCGCCCCCGCCCGCACGGTCGCGCTCCGCGCCTTCGTCCCGCCGGAGCTGATGAACCAAGCGAACGCGCTGCAGGACACGACGTTCCGGGCGATCCGCATCGGCGCCCCGATGGCGGTCGCCGCGCTCGCCGCCTTCGTGCCGCTCCATTGGCTCGTTCTGGTCAACGCCTTGGCTTACGCCGCCTCCGCCTGGTTCGTCGCCGCGGCCGGCGATCCGCCGGCGCCGCCCGCCCGCGCCGTCGACGGGCTTCCCGAACGGATGACGCCCGGCCGATACGCCCGCGACATTCGGGATGCGTACCGATCGCTGCGGTCGAATCGGCCGCTGCTTTACACGCTCGTTTTCGGCAACATGGGCTTTCTCGCCTGGCAGGTGCTGTGGACCGTCGGCTTCCCGGTGCTCGCCGCGAACCTCTCCGGCGGCGCCGCGTCCGCGGCGGCCGAAGGCGGCGGGAGCGGCTGGCTCGGCGTCATCGTCGGCTGCTACGGCGCCGGCAATTTGTTCGGCAGCCTCGTCATGACGCGCCTCCCCGTCGCGAAGCCGTTCCACGCCGTCGTCGGGGGATGGCTGTTCCTCGCGGCCGGGTACGCGGTCATCGCCGCCGGGTCCGACGTCCCGTGGCTCGTCTGCCTCGGCGCCGCCGCGGCGGGCGTCGGCGGCCCCGTTATCGGCATCCCGCTGCTGACGGCGATCCAGACGATGTCCGAACCGCAATACACCGGCAAAGTGTACTCCCTCAACATTTTGAGCTTTACGCTGTTCTGCATCGGCTCCTCCTCGATCGGCGCGCTCGGCTTCGGCGATCTTCCGGTTCCGGCCATGTTCGGCGCAGGGGCGCTCTTCCTCGCCTTCATGGTCGCCGCCGCCTTCGCGTTATACGGCCGGGAGGCGAAGCGCAAGCCGCCTGCGGCGGTATCGCCGTAA
- a CDS encoding DinB family protein — MTTTFESMLQHMAWADRKIGKALAEAENPPAEAVRWYAHIVTAEMNWLSRLTGGDSFVAPLFPEWDVATAVAQSEETLPKYEAFLACVDDFSRMVEYKNSAGEPFRTSVNDILTHVFLHGSYHRGQINARLRTAGLEPTPVDYIVFVRDRQ; from the coding sequence ATGACAACGACGTTCGAAAGCATGTTGCAGCATATGGCTTGGGCGGACCGGAAAATCGGTAAGGCGCTGGCGGAAGCGGAGAACCCGCCGGCGGAAGCGGTGCGCTGGTACGCGCATATCGTCACCGCGGAGATGAACTGGCTCTCGCGGCTGACCGGCGGAGACAGCTTCGTCGCGCCGCTGTTCCCGGAGTGGGACGTCGCGACGGCTGTTGCGCAATCGGAAGAGACGCTGCCGAAATACGAAGCGTTCCTTGCGTGCGTCGACGACTTCTCCCGCATGGTCGAATACAAGAACAGCGCCGGCGAGCCATTCCGAACGTCCGTCAACGACATCCTGACGCACGTCTTCCTGCACGGCAGCTACCACCGCGGGCAAATCAACGCCCGCCTGCGCACCGCCGGCCTCGAGCCGACCCCCGTCGATTACATCGTGTTCGTCCGGGACCGGCAGTAA
- a CDS encoding pirin family protein, giving the protein MIHVYPKHTRYSQDHGWLQSNFSFSFGDYFDENNSKFGPMRVCNDDTVAPRRGFGAHPHADMEIVSVVLSGKLRHEDSLGNVAVTGFGEVQRMTAGTGVIHTEANPSDDEPVNLLQMWFEPERRGLPPSYETSAFDVDALREGLVPIVSRDGGAGVARIHQDMTIYLSRLPAGESLEFLQERDRRAFLFVIEGSMYVANAADPTETAALAARDTARITETPDLKLTAAGGGESFFLLIDLP; this is encoded by the coding sequence GTGATCCACGTATATCCGAAGCATACCCGGTACAGTCAGGACCACGGCTGGCTGCAGTCGAACTTCAGCTTTTCCTTCGGGGACTATTTCGACGAGAACAATTCGAAATTCGGACCGATGCGCGTGTGCAACGATGATACGGTAGCCCCGCGGCGAGGCTTCGGCGCGCATCCGCACGCGGACATGGAGATCGTGTCGGTCGTGCTGAGCGGGAAGCTGCGGCACGAGGACAGTCTCGGCAACGTGGCGGTGACCGGCTTCGGCGAAGTGCAGCGCATGACGGCGGGAACGGGCGTCATCCATACGGAGGCGAATCCGTCCGACGACGAGCCGGTCAATTTGCTCCAAATGTGGTTCGAGCCGGAGCGGAGAGGGCTGCCCCCGTCGTACGAAACGTCCGCGTTCGACGTGGATGCGCTGAGGGAGGGGCTCGTGCCGATCGTGTCGCGGGACGGCGGCGCAGGCGTCGCGAGAATCCACCAAGACATGACGATCTATTTGTCGAGGCTTCCGGCGGGAGAGTCGCTCGAATTTTTGCAGGAGCGGGATCGGCGGGCGTTCCTGTTCGTTATCGAGGGATCGATGTACGTCGCGAACGCGGCGGATCCGACGGAGACGGCGGCGCTGGCCGCGAGAGACACGGCGCGCATTACGGAGACGCCGGACTTGAAACTGACGGCTGCGGGCGGGGGAGAATCGTTCTTCCTGCTGATCGATTTGCCGTAA
- the gdhA gene encoding NADP-specific glutamate dehydrogenase: MNPMYDEQNVAGARKYVQEVYETVVNRNPHEREFHQAVKEIFDSLVPILAKVPEYRQLGILERISEPERLITFRVPWVDDSGKVQVNRGFRVQFNSALGPYKGGLRFHPSVNASIIKFLGFEQIFKNSLTGQSIGGGKGGSDFDPKGKSDGEIMRFAQSFMTELYKYVGPDLDVPAGDIGVGAREIGFMFGQYKRIRGGYEAGVFTGKGIGYGGSLARKEATGYGTVYFVDEMLQSKGLSFDGAKVVVSGSGNVAIYAIQKATQFGGKVVACSDSDGFVYDEHGIRFETVQRLKEVERKRISEYVKEHPHAIYVEGCEKIWSIPCDIALPCATQNEIDEKAAKLLVANGVKAVGEGANMPSTLEAIDVFHNAGVLFAPAKAANAGGVAVSALEMSQNSMRFSWRFHEVDDKLREIMKNIYKDSIQAAEEFGYPNNLVVGSNIAGFRKVADAMIAHGII, translated from the coding sequence ATGAACCCAATGTACGACGAGCAGAACGTAGCGGGCGCTAGGAAATACGTTCAAGAAGTTTACGAAACCGTGGTGAATCGAAACCCGCATGAACGGGAATTTCATCAAGCGGTGAAAGAAATTTTCGATTCGCTGGTCCCGATTTTGGCGAAAGTGCCCGAGTATCGGCAACTGGGTATCCTTGAGAGGATCTCGGAACCGGAGCGACTGATCACCTTCCGGGTGCCTTGGGTGGACGACAGCGGTAAAGTGCAGGTGAACCGCGGTTTTCGGGTGCAGTTTAACAGCGCTTTAGGTCCTTACAAGGGCGGTCTGCGGTTTCATCCGTCCGTCAACGCCAGCATTATTAAATTTCTCGGCTTCGAACAAATTTTCAAAAACTCGCTAACCGGTCAGTCGATCGGGGGCGGGAAAGGCGGATCGGATTTCGACCCTAAGGGGAAATCGGACGGCGAAATCATGCGTTTCGCGCAAAGCTTCATGACAGAACTATACAAGTACGTCGGTCCGGATCTGGACGTGCCGGCGGGCGACATCGGAGTCGGCGCCAGAGAAATCGGCTTTATGTTCGGGCAGTACAAGCGAATTCGCGGCGGATACGAAGCGGGCGTTTTCACAGGAAAAGGCATCGGGTACGGAGGAAGTTTGGCTCGAAAAGAAGCGACGGGGTACGGAACGGTTTATTTTGTCGATGAAATGCTGCAATCGAAAGGGCTTAGCTTCGACGGAGCCAAAGTCGTCGTCTCCGGGTCGGGAAACGTCGCGATTTACGCGATTCAAAAGGCGACTCAATTCGGGGGCAAGGTAGTCGCGTGCAGCGATTCCGACGGCTTCGTTTACGACGAGCACGGAATCCGCTTCGAGACGGTGCAGCGGTTGAAAGAAGTCGAAAGAAAGCGAATCAGCGAATACGTAAAGGAGCACCCGCACGCTATCTATGTGGAGGGCTGCGAAAAGATTTGGTCGATTCCTTGCGACATTGCGCTGCCGTGCGCAACGCAGAACGAAATCGACGAGAAGGCCGCAAAACTGCTTGTCGCCAATGGCGTGAAAGCGGTCGGCGAGGGGGCGAATATGCCGTCAACGTTGGAGGCGATCGACGTCTTCCATAACGCCGGCGTTCTTTTCGCTCCGGCGAAAGCGGCGAACGCCGGGGGCGTCGCCGTTTCCGCCTTGGAAATGTCCCAAAACAGCATGCGCTTTTCCTGGAGATTCCACGAAGTCGACGACAAACTCCGGGAGATCATGAAGAACATCTATAAGGACAGCATTCAGGCGGCCGAAGAGTTCGGGTATCCGAACAACTTGGTGGTCGGATCGAATATCGCCGGATTCCGGAAAGTCGCGGATGCGATGATCGCCCACGGCATCATTTAA
- a CDS encoding DUF72 domain-containing protein, which produces MSSAKERVAVGLAGWGGHDTVTPPGTPAGRKLALYAKHFAVVEVDSSFYGIPSPDTVRRWVEETPPGFGFVVKAYQEMTGHDRDSGRRAIGRLLTGERPAAAAGAGDRNEDDEAALFAAFRAAFEPMERSGKLRAYLFQYPPWFDCTRDNVAALRRAKSLMGGAPLALEFRHQSWFASDMRAKTLAFMEREGWMHSVCDEPQAGLGSVPLVPVPTHPERTIVRFHGRNAAHWQTGGRADWRAVRYLYDYNDEELREWVGILERMLESTQAIDVIFNNNSGGHGAGNARRLMAMLGQAPGEPPPEQMSLF; this is translated from the coding sequence ATGAGTTCGGCGAAGGAGCGCGTCGCCGTCGGCCTCGCCGGCTGGGGCGGGCACGATACGGTGACGCCGCCGGGAACGCCCGCGGGCCGCAAGCTGGCGTTGTACGCGAAGCATTTCGCGGTCGTCGAGGTCGACAGCTCCTTCTACGGTATTCCTTCCCCCGACACGGTGCGCCGCTGGGTGGAGGAGACGCCGCCCGGCTTCGGCTTCGTCGTGAAAGCGTACCAGGAGATGACGGGACACGACCGAGATTCGGGGCGGCGCGCGATCGGCAGGCTGCTGACGGGGGAGCGGCCCGCGGCCGCGGCGGGAGCCGGGGACCGGAACGAGGACGACGAAGCGGCGCTGTTCGCCGCGTTCCGCGCGGCGTTCGAACCGATGGAGCGGTCCGGGAAGCTGCGGGCGTACTTGTTCCAATATCCGCCGTGGTTCGACTGCACGCGTGACAACGTGGCGGCGCTGCGGCGGGCGAAATCGCTCATGGGGGGGGCGCCGCTCGCGCTCGAATTTCGCCACCAAAGCTGGTTCGCGTCCGACATGCGCGCGAAGACGCTCGCGTTCATGGAGCGCGAAGGGTGGATGCACAGCGTGTGCGACGAGCCGCAGGCCGGCCTCGGCTCGGTGCCGCTCGTGCCGGTGCCGACGCATCCGGAGCGGACGATCGTTCGGTTCCACGGGCGCAACGCTGCGCATTGGCAGACCGGCGGCCGCGCCGACTGGCGAGCGGTGCGGTATTTGTACGATTACAACGACGAAGAGCTGCGCGAGTGGGTCGGCATCCTGGAGCGGATGCTGGAATCGACGCAGGCGATCGACGTTATTTTCAACAACAACTCCGGCGGCCACGGCGCGGGCAACGCGAGGCGGCTCATGGCGATGCTCGGACAAGCCCCCGGCGAGCCGCCGCCGGAGCAAATGTCGCTGTTTTGA
- a CDS encoding serine/threonine protein kinase — protein sequence MDAFLELIYKDLIPGFRADSPDPHDPVVVSELPAPWKLLGRGNYAAVVAHPDYPDRVVKLYAPGKEGWEDEVEVYRRLGKHEAYSECLHADRARRFLVLKRLYGKTLYECVQKGVRIPKRVVDDIDEALDYARERGLNPHDVHGKNVMVTDEGRGVVVDVSDFLKPEPCHMWRDLKRAYHRLYVPFMHDNPVAVPDPLMNGVRKGYRFLRKSRKLWGSES from the coding sequence ATGGACGCATTTTTGGAACTTATATATAAAGATCTGATTCCTGGCTTCCGCGCGGACAGCCCGGATCCTCACGACCCCGTCGTCGTGTCGGAGCTGCCTGCGCCTTGGAAGCTGTTGGGCCGGGGCAATTACGCGGCCGTCGTCGCCCATCCCGATTACCCGGATCGCGTGGTGAAGCTGTACGCGCCGGGCAAGGAAGGCTGGGAGGACGAGGTCGAGGTGTACCGTCGGCTCGGTAAACACGAGGCGTATTCGGAATGTCTGCATGCCGACCGCGCGCGGCGATTTCTCGTATTGAAACGGCTGTACGGCAAGACGTTGTACGAATGCGTGCAGAAGGGCGTGCGCATCCCGAAGCGCGTCGTCGACGATATCGACGAAGCGCTCGATTATGCCCGCGAACGCGGGCTGAACCCGCACGACGTGCACGGCAAGAACGTCATGGTGACCGATGAGGGACGGGGCGTCGTGGTCGACGTGTCCGACTTCCTGAAGCCGGAACCCTGCCACATGTGGCGGGACCTGAAGCGCGCGTACCATCGGCTCTATGTGCCGTTCATGCATGACAATCCCGTGGCGGTTCCGGATCCCCTCATGAACGGCGTGCGCAAAGGGTACCGCTTCCTGCGGAAGAGCCGGAAGCTGTGGGGGAGCGAATCGTGA
- a CDS encoding DNA alkylation repair protein, with protein sequence MTYEEVMSALEAMADERTKRTYLNHGAKEPLFGVKIGDLKKLAKTVKKDQALAVRLFDSGNSDAMYLAALSIDPKRTTKEQLTRWVHAANWYMLAESAVAWVAAESPFALELARGWIEAEGELTAAAGWSVYASYLSIAPDETLAMDEIAGLLARARSSVHEERNRVRYAMNGFVIAVGCYVPALHGEAAAAAAAIGKVDVNVGNTACKVPLASEYIEKVARMGRVGQKKKTCIC encoded by the coding sequence ATGACGTACGAAGAAGTCATGAGCGCACTCGAGGCGATGGCTGACGAGCGGACGAAGCGAACGTATCTGAACCACGGAGCGAAGGAGCCGCTGTTCGGGGTGAAAATCGGCGACCTGAAGAAGCTCGCCAAAACCGTGAAGAAGGACCAGGCGCTGGCCGTCCGGCTGTTCGATTCCGGCAACAGCGACGCGATGTACTTGGCCGCCCTGTCGATCGATCCCAAGCGCACGACGAAGGAGCAGTTGACGCGGTGGGTCCATGCGGCGAATTGGTACATGCTCGCGGAGAGCGCCGTGGCGTGGGTCGCGGCGGAAAGCCCGTTCGCGCTCGAGCTCGCTCGCGGCTGGATCGAGGCGGAGGGGGAGCTGACCGCCGCCGCCGGGTGGAGCGTCTACGCAAGCTATCTCTCGATCGCGCCGGACGAGACGCTGGCGATGGACGAGATCGCGGGGCTGCTGGCGCGCGCGCGTTCGTCGGTGCACGAGGAGCGGAACCGGGTGCGGTACGCGATGAACGGCTTCGTCATCGCCGTCGGCTGCTACGTGCCGGCGCTGCATGGGGAGGCGGCCGCGGCGGCGGCGGCCATCGGCAAGGTGGACGTCAACGTCGGGAACACGGCCTGCAAGGTGCCGCTCGCGTCCGAGTATATCGAGAAGGTCGCGCGAATGGGACGGGTGGGCCAAAAGAAGAAAACATGCATATGCTGA
- a CDS encoding NAD(P)/FAD-dependent oxidoreductase, whose translation MKEHTVVVVGGGYAGIHTVRAVKAESERSGVPVRVVLLDEKAYHLKKVRLVQAAAVPTELRVSWEAMFGAGEAAVVQGRCLGVDAAARRVRYAEPDGTERSLPYDRLVLALGSVVRGAPEGAGGIALRGEEEAERIRRLVEANLAAAAGEHDPERRAALAAVVVAGGGISGVETAAELMKAMKRQAAALALPVELPRVTLVLSGNRLVPLMTDGAAERLEAKMRAIGVRIVRNARVARDAGDGFAELSDGRRLPSGCTIWTIGVDPNPAVRTLGLPTDDAGRLIADARFRVRGGYDTIYAIGDNAHIVDAAGVEAGMTCREAIQEAQHLGKVLLADIAGRPAEPYRAATRQQYCVDLGDGEGFAWIRHWGVDFTVGGALGGKVREYTWNAGSLMK comes from the coding sequence ATGAAGGAGCATACGGTTGTCGTCGTCGGGGGCGGTTATGCGGGCATTCATACGGTGAGGGCGGTCAAGGCGGAAAGCGAACGGAGCGGCGTTCCGGTTCGGGTCGTGCTGCTGGACGAAAAAGCGTACCATCTCAAAAAGGTTCGCCTCGTGCAGGCGGCGGCGGTGCCGACGGAACTCCGGGTGTCGTGGGAGGCGATGTTCGGGGCGGGCGAAGCGGCCGTCGTGCAGGGGCGCTGCCTCGGCGTCGACGCTGCGGCGCGGCGGGTCCGGTACGCGGAACCGGACGGGACGGAGCGGTCGCTGCCGTACGACCGGCTCGTGCTCGCGCTCGGCAGCGTCGTCCGCGGCGCGCCGGAAGGCGCGGGCGGCATCGCGCTGCGCGGCGAGGAAGAGGCGGAGCGCATCCGCCGCCTCGTCGAGGCGAACCTCGCCGCGGCGGCGGGCGAGCACGATCCCGAGCGGCGGGCGGCGCTCGCGGCCGTCGTCGTCGCGGGCGGCGGCATCAGCGGCGTCGAGACGGCCGCCGAATTGATGAAGGCGATGAAGCGGCAGGCGGCGGCGCTCGCCCTGCCCGTCGAGCTGCCTCGCGTGACGCTTGTGCTCAGCGGCAACCGGCTCGTGCCGCTCATGACGGACGGCGCGGCCGAGAGGCTCGAGGCGAAGATGCGCGCGATCGGCGTGCGTATCGTCCGGAACGCGCGCGTGGCGCGCGACGCCGGAGACGGCTTCGCGGAGCTGTCCGACGGCCGGCGCCTGCCGTCCGGCTGCACGATTTGGACGATCGGGGTCGATCCGAATCCGGCGGTCCGCACGCTCGGTCTCCCGACGGACGACGCCGGACGGCTGATCGCCGACGCGCGGTTTCGGGTTCGCGGCGGCTATGATACGATATATGCCATCGGCGACAACGCGCATATCGTCGACGCCGCGGGCGTCGAAGCCGGCATGACGTGCCGCGAGGCGATTCAGGAAGCGCAGCATCTCGGCAAAGTGCTGCTCGCCGACATCGCCGGCCGGCCCGCCGAGCCGTACCGCGCGGCGACGCGCCAGCAGTACTGCGTCGACCTCGGCGACGGCGAAGGCTTCGCCTGGATTCGCCATTGGGGCGTCGACTTTACGGTCGGCGGCGCGCTGGGCGGGAAAGTTCGTGAATACACTTGGAATGCGGGAAGCTTAATGAAATAA